The following coding sequences lie in one bacterium genomic window:
- a CDS encoding PAS domain S-box protein — protein sequence MDFGDRAPQQVPVADVFERWQPVAANGLLQPALAAQGTACRRRARTRRREEPAVFPTGGITPQRVRCGAQQIARERMARRPRRTGAEGLDDQAREHDVDLVARPAQHAQVVRDEQQGEAPFAADAREETLRREALIWEQMHDGVMITDLVGNITGWNPAAELMFGYSAAEILGRKPSILRGDSDNDFLTRRVLEEVDRQGRWSGE from the coding sequence ATGGATTTCGGCGACAGGGCACCGCAACAGGTGCCCGTCGCCGATGTTTTTGAGCGGTGGCAACCCGTTGCCGCAAATGGCCTTCTGCAGCCTGCACTGGCCGCACAGGGGACAGCCTGCCGACGCCGCGCGCGGACCCGGCGTCGTGAGGAACCCGCGGTCTTCCCAACCGGCGGGATCACGCCGCAACGCGTCCGGTGCGGCGCGCAGCAGATCGCGCGTGAACGGATGGCGCGGCGCCCTCGACGCACCGGTGCCGAGGGTCTCGACGACCAGGCCCGCGAACATGACGTGGATCTCGTGGCACGCCCCGCGCAGCACGCGCAGGTCGTGCGAGATGAGCAGCAGGGCGAGGCCCCGTTCGCGGCCGACGCGCGCGAGGAGACGCTGCGACGCGAAGCCCTGATCTGGGAGCAGATGCACGACGGCGTGATGATCACCGACCTGGTCGGCAACATCACGGGCTGGAACCCCGCGGCGGAATTGATGTTCGGCTATTCCGCCGCCGAGATTCTCGGGCGCAAGCCTTCCATCCTGCGCGGCGATTCGGACAACGATTTCCTGACCCGGCGGGTGCTGGAGGAGGTTGACCGGCAGGGCCGCTGGTCCGGCGAAG
- a CDS encoding TonB-dependent receptor, whose amino-acid sequence MPRVRLLILVAFLVTLFASGDVFAQGAPATIKGTIKDKESGELLDYANVLLAGTTRGTMSLGGGVFYFNGMAPGTYTIKVLYLGYAPVEQTVSIKAGETKSLVFELETVIVETLQAFDVEGAEYMVEVKSAVTEHKVSSETFEKYAIDSVEDALSKQAGVVMRGEELFVRGGRSGEVSMQIDGVAVDNPLGTGSLSVSTLAVEATTMVTGGLDAKYGNALSGVVNITTKEGGEKFGGGVRFLTDDFGRQDKTFTNYDRFEYGFGGPTPVKGLTYYLAGDVAFTDTENTSVAHRPEYKVKLGNSTLFKFRGRQNNSAKGSVKLAYTLSENKKVTAEYSYSTAYNQFYAPNWSTEGYAQRVIFMPEVIPLPQGGAWFATGRNIPVYYGPWYENMLHEARTVLVVDNRNSSQLRVAMPILEVRSAADNREYTVVAHASFDGFRYPYGAFSTVEEDSSYAAFNSANRFLQSKNIGQVAKVVWRQNLTESTFYTVRLGLVAFDRRSDVDGKDPWEYNHGPIGSPGLFFGQTRIYLGNTDYYSDPLSPYYVTTSDLASYTEEYSRTYSLGFELVSNRWEGHLAEMGMGIRYNDLERYALAAPAVMRQSRFTGEWSQGGNRNIFHTYNPEAYLYLQDRWEYEGMVVNYGLRYDMFSPGTAAAIELNNDDVDGNVIKYKTAMQPRLGFAFPITERDGFHFHYGRFVQFPNREYLFASQDPVGNAGILGNPNLDPETTVQYSAGIKHQFTDYIAGQFSLYSKDIYDLIASSQVTDEATGQTLARYINQAYASARGIEISLNKRFSDNYQFDFSYSYMFADGVASDSEFGSNPEGLEFLPNQELPLDWDQRHTLNLLLLFAKPGVWSSSFSFSYGSGFPWTPVDRFAKRQDPLLENSERLPATYSLDIQLERNINFYGKRLSLQLQGFNLLNQDVVVSPGGGGINPGMINGARYGGLSHLTETGKYGAALLQDADGDGEDEFIPITDPRTFGQHRLFRFGIGYYF is encoded by the coding sequence ATGCCACGCGTACGACTTCTGATCCTGGTGGCCTTCCTGGTCACGCTGTTCGCGTCCGGCGATGTGTTCGCCCAGGGCGCGCCCGCGACGATCAAGGGCACGATCAAGGACAAGGAATCCGGCGAGCTCCTCGACTACGCCAACGTGCTGTTGGCCGGCACCACCCGGGGCACCATGTCCCTGGGCGGCGGTGTCTTCTATTTCAACGGGATGGCGCCCGGCACGTACACCATCAAGGTCCTGTACCTGGGGTACGCGCCGGTCGAGCAGACCGTCTCCATCAAGGCGGGGGAGACCAAGAGCCTGGTCTTCGAGCTCGAGACGGTCATCGTCGAGACGCTCCAGGCGTTCGACGTCGAGGGCGCCGAGTACATGGTCGAGGTCAAGAGCGCCGTCACCGAGCACAAGGTCAGTTCCGAGACCTTCGAGAAGTACGCCATCGACTCGGTCGAGGACGCCCTCTCGAAGCAGGCCGGCGTGGTCATGCGCGGCGAGGAGCTCTTCGTGCGCGGCGGCCGCTCGGGCGAGGTCTCCATGCAGATCGACGGCGTCGCCGTCGACAATCCCCTCGGCACCGGCTCGCTCTCCGTCTCGACCCTCGCGGTCGAGGCGACCACCATGGTCACCGGCGGCCTGGACGCCAAGTACGGCAACGCCCTGTCCGGCGTCGTGAACATCACGACCAAGGAGGGCGGCGAGAAGTTCGGCGGCGGCGTGCGCTTCCTGACCGACGACTTCGGCCGCCAGGACAAGACCTTCACCAACTACGACCGCTTCGAGTACGGCTTCGGCGGTCCGACCCCGGTCAAGGGCCTGACCTACTACCTGGCCGGCGACGTCGCGTTCACCGACACCGAGAACACCTCGGTCGCCCACCGTCCCGAGTACAAGGTCAAGCTGGGCAACTCGACCCTCTTCAAGTTCCGCGGGCGCCAGAACAACAGCGCCAAGGGTTCGGTCAAGCTGGCCTACACCCTGAGCGAGAACAAGAAGGTCACCGCCGAGTACTCCTACTCGACGGCCTACAACCAGTTCTATGCGCCCAACTGGAGCACCGAGGGCTACGCCCAGCGCGTCATCTTCATGCCCGAGGTCATTCCGCTGCCCCAGGGCGGCGCCTGGTTCGCGACCGGCCGCAACATCCCGGTCTACTACGGTCCGTGGTACGAGAACATGCTGCACGAGGCCCGCACCGTGCTCGTGGTCGACAACCGGAACTCGAGCCAGCTCCGCGTGGCCATGCCCATCCTCGAGGTGCGCAGCGCCGCCGACAACCGCGAGTACACCGTCGTGGCCCACGCCTCGTTCGACGGCTTCCGCTACCCCTACGGCGCCTTCTCCACGGTGGAAGAGGACAGCTCCTACGCCGCCTTCAACTCCGCCAACCGCTTCCTGCAGTCCAAGAACATCGGGCAGGTGGCCAAGGTCGTGTGGCGGCAGAACCTCACCGAGTCGACGTTCTACACCGTGCGTCTGGGCCTGGTCGCCTTCGACCGCCGCAGCGACGTCGACGGCAAGGATCCCTGGGAGTACAACCACGGCCCCATCGGGTCGCCGGGCCTCTTCTTCGGCCAGACCCGCATCTACCTGGGCAACACCGACTACTACTCCGATCCGCTCAGCCCGTACTACGTGACCACCAGCGACCTGGCGAGCTACACCGAGGAATACTCCCGGACGTACAGCCTCGGCTTCGAGCTGGTGAGCAACCGCTGGGAAGGCCACCTGGCCGAGATGGGCATGGGCATCCGCTACAACGACCTCGAGCGCTACGCCCTGGCGGCGCCGGCGGTCATGCGCCAGAGCCGGTTCACCGGCGAGTGGTCGCAGGGCGGCAACCGGAACATCTTCCACACCTACAACCCCGAGGCCTACCTCTACCTCCAGGACCGCTGGGAGTACGAGGGCATGGTCGTGAACTACGGTCTGCGCTACGACATGTTCTCGCCGGGCACCGCCGCGGCCATCGAGCTGAACAACGACGACGTCGACGGCAACGTGATCAAGTACAAGACGGCCATGCAGCCGCGCCTGGGCTTCGCGTTCCCGATCACCGAGCGCGACGGCTTCCACTTCCACTACGGCCGCTTCGTGCAGTTCCCCAACCGCGAGTACCTGTTCGCGAGCCAGGACCCCGTCGGCAACGCGGGCATCCTCGGCAACCCGAACCTCGACCCGGAGACCACGGTCCAGTACTCGGCGGGTATCAAGCACCAGTTCACCGACTACATCGCGGGCCAGTTCTCGCTGTACAGCAAGGACATCTACGACCTGATCGCCTCGAGCCAGGTCACCGACGAGGCCACCGGCCAGACCCTGGCCCGGTACATCAACCAGGCCTACGCGTCGGCCCGCGGCATCGAGATCTCGCTGAACAAGCGGTTCAGCGACAACTACCAGTTCGACTTCAGCTACTCCTACATGTTCGCGGACGGAGTGGCTTCCGATTCGGAGTTCGGGTCGAACCCCGAGGGTCTCGAGTTCCTGCCCAACCAGGAGCTCCCCCTCGACTGGGATCAGCGGCACACGCTGAACCTGCTGCTGCTGTTCGCCAAGCCGGGCGTCTGGTCGTCCTCGTTCTCGTTCTCCTACGGCAGCGGTTTCCCCTGGACGCCGGTCGACCGGTTCGCCAAGCGCCAGGACCCGCTGCTCGAGAACAGCGAGCGGCTGCCGGCCACGTACTCGCTGGACATCCAGCTGGAGCGCAACATCAACTTCTACGGCAAGCGCCTGTCGTTGCAGTTGCAGGGCTTCAACCTGCTGAACCAGGACGTCGTGGTGAGCCCCGGCGGCGGCGGCATCAATCCGGGCATGATCAACGGTGCGCGCTATGGTGGCCTCTCGCACCTGACCGAGACGGGCAAGTACGGAGCGGCGCTGCTCCAGGATGCCGACGGCGACGGGGAGGACGAGTTCATCCCCATCACCGACCCGCGGACCTTCGGCCAGCACCGTCTGTTCCGCTTCGGCATCGGCTACTACTTCTAG
- a CDS encoding PorV/PorQ family protein — MKRIAMLTFITLALPSVVFGAGFAKVGTFGGQELKIGVSARATAMGSAFTGVADDATAVFWNPGGLVNVKGNEVSVNHVSWAADTNLSSAILAFNPRSIPGTFALSVRSFWMDPQLVRTAYNPEGTGETFDAGTTSFGLSYARFFTDKFSAGFTLNYIHMGLAETAVNTGALDFGIMYRIGIKDLKLGMTMQNLGGNFTFDERETNLPVIFKVGVSFNAFKNERQRLTPALEFQHPADNLERANAGLEYALNNMFFARAGYHINYDTDGLAFGFGAALPTGETTRIQADYSAVDMEALGYVHRFTVSVTY, encoded by the coding sequence ATGAAACGCATCGCGATGCTGACCTTCATCACGCTGGCTCTGCCGTCCGTGGTGTTTGGTGCCGGGTTCGCCAAAGTCGGCACCTTTGGTGGTCAGGAACTCAAGATCGGCGTGAGCGCCAGGGCCACGGCCATGGGATCGGCCTTCACCGGGGTCGCGGACGACGCGACCGCGGTGTTCTGGAATCCCGGCGGCCTGGTCAACGTCAAGGGGAACGAGGTGTCGGTCAACCACGTGTCGTGGGCCGCGGACACCAACCTCAGCTCGGCGATCCTGGCCTTCAACCCGCGCTCGATCCCGGGCACGTTCGCCCTGTCGGTCCGTTCGTTCTGGATGGACCCGCAGCTGGTGCGCACGGCCTACAATCCCGAGGGCACGGGTGAGACCTTCGACGCCGGCACCACGTCGTTCGGCCTGAGCTACGCCCGGTTCTTCACGGACAAGTTCTCCGCGGGCTTCACGCTGAACTACATCCACATGGGCCTGGCCGAGACCGCCGTGAACACGGGCGCCCTCGACTTCGGCATCATGTACCGCATCGGGATCAAGGACCTGAAGCTGGGCATGACCATGCAGAACCTCGGCGGCAACTTCACGTTCGACGAGCGTGAGACGAACCTGCCGGTGATCTTCAAGGTCGGCGTGAGCTTCAACGCCTTCAAGAACGAGCGGCAGCGCCTGACCCCGGCCCTCGAGTTCCAGCACCCCGCCGACAACCTCGAGCGGGCCAATGCGGGCCTCGAGTACGCGCTGAACAACATGTTCTTCGCGCGGGCGGGCTACCACATCAACTACGACACCGACGGCCTGGCCTTCGGTTTCGGCGCGGCGCTGCCCACGGGCGAGACGACGCGCATCCAGGCGGACTACAGTGCCGTCGACATGGAAGCCCTCGGCTACGTGCACCGATTCACGGTCTCGGTGACCTACTGA
- a CDS encoding GWxTD domain-containing protein encodes MAISCARLGRSVRSHPHRLFMGVTLLTLLLPGTAAAILHPLDGGGNFHTSVEVINRWVSEDQLDVLVLFEVDNADLRFEEEDGRMVGRVRAEVRLESLDGQVVTRKRQIRTPGVSSSEAGATTQFQVFGILLEDVPFRAGRISCGVYDVNRRKPGILNSAKKNSASSECATAWVAEDGPRTRIGIALEDPLYLVQAPFDTWNPDGVHERAEDDGWLHDYAHPSRRYGLQQDKLQMFIPVWPPAGGIAADHQPLGLRVEVVNLEMDFALRDTVDFDNRGRAALAAGRPAALFYELDVNLLPEGAYRLSLGPLDAEGRGVVSQFDVIWRLSALARHRSQMLGEGRTVFGGKALDGFLAASPAEQEKLLGDFWDALNPDPESPINEAYLEWQYRLAYVQRFLGGFDEFGAADDRGEVFLLLGPPDEIQTQRMPMNFRDQDDARIKVYEEFAPDRESVASKGGSIGGTQNINPYEAVGGVPMPYSYSAERDRGEAIRSATHNFPFELWKYNNEGKPLFANRFAERGLNPRFLFVDQTGYGDYKLTSSNLIGPDD; translated from the coding sequence ATGGCGATCTCGTGTGCCCGCCTCGGACGGTCCGTCCGCTCGCACCCGCACCGCCTTTTCATGGGCGTCACCCTGCTGACCCTGCTGCTTCCCGGCACCGCGGCCGCCATCCTGCATCCCCTCGACGGGGGAGGCAACTTCCACACGTCCGTCGAGGTGATCAACCGCTGGGTGAGCGAAGACCAGCTCGACGTGCTCGTGCTCTTCGAGGTCGACAACGCCGACCTCAGGTTCGAGGAGGAGGACGGGCGCATGGTCGGGCGCGTGCGGGCCGAGGTGCGCCTCGAGTCGCTCGACGGCCAGGTCGTGACCCGCAAACGCCAGATCCGCACGCCGGGGGTGTCGTCGTCCGAGGCCGGCGCCACGACCCAGTTCCAGGTCTTCGGCATCCTGCTCGAGGACGTCCCCTTCCGGGCCGGACGCATCAGCTGCGGCGTGTACGACGTGAACCGGCGCAAGCCGGGCATCCTGAATTCGGCCAAGAAGAACTCGGCGAGCAGCGAGTGCGCCACGGCGTGGGTGGCCGAGGACGGGCCGCGCACGCGGATCGGCATCGCGCTGGAGGATCCGCTGTACCTGGTCCAGGCCCCCTTCGACACCTGGAACCCGGACGGCGTCCACGAGCGCGCCGAGGACGACGGCTGGCTCCACGACTACGCGCACCCCTCGCGCCGCTACGGGCTGCAGCAGGACAAGCTGCAGATGTTCATCCCGGTGTGGCCGCCCGCCGGCGGCATCGCGGCCGACCACCAGCCCCTCGGCCTGCGGGTCGAGGTCGTCAACCTCGAGATGGACTTCGCCCTGCGCGACACCGTCGACTTCGACAACCGGGGCCGTGCGGCCCTGGCCGCCGGCCGCCCGGCCGCCCTGTTCTACGAACTCGACGTGAACCTGCTGCCCGAGGGCGCCTACCGGCTCAGCCTCGGCCCCCTGGACGCCGAGGGGCGGGGCGTCGTGTCCCAGTTCGACGTCATCTGGCGCCTGTCGGCCCTGGCACGTCACCGCAGCCAGATGCTGGGGGAGGGCCGCACCGTCTTCGGGGGCAAGGCTCTGGACGGCTTCCTGGCGGCCAGTCCGGCCGAACAGGAGAAGCTGCTGGGCGATTTCTGGGACGCCCTGAACCCGGATCCCGAGAGCCCCATCAACGAGGCCTACCTCGAGTGGCAGTACCGCCTCGCCTACGTGCAGCGCTTCCTCGGCGGCTTCGACGAATTCGGCGCGGCCGACGACCGCGGCGAGGTCTTCCTGCTGCTCGGTCCGCCCGACGAGATCCAGACCCAGCGCATGCCCATGAACTTCCGCGACCAGGACGACGCCCGCATCAAGGTGTACGAGGAGTTCGCTCCGGACCGCGAGAGCGTGGCGTCCAAGGGCGGCTCCATCGGGGGCACCCAGAACATCAATCCCTACGAGGCCGTCGGCGGCGTGCCGATGCCCTATTCCTACAGCGCGGAGCGCGACCGCGGCGAGGCCATCCGGTCGGCGACCCACAACTTCCCGTTCGAATTGTGGAAGTACAACAACGAGGGCAAACCCCTTTTCGCCAACAGGTTCGCCGAACGGGGCCTCAACCCCCGCTTCCTCTTCGTGGACCAGACCGGGTACGGCGACTACAAGCTGACATCGTCCAATCTGATCGGTCCGGACGACTGA
- a CDS encoding MotA/TolQ/ExbB proton channel family protein: MGVVDRSPLGKTGAGELFVKGGTFMWWILIVAVVGFVFIIERLWTLNRARVNTRKLIGTVITTLRNDGVQAAAEECQKVRGPIAAILYSGLQKADKGRDAVEKAIGTAGTIEMSFLERGLIWVSSVTTIAPLLGFLGTVSGMINAFEAIAASEQVNAKLVASGISEALITTASGLIVAIPATIGYNYFISAIDRFVIEMEETSAELIEELERLKG, translated from the coding sequence ATGGGCGTCGTGGACCGCTCGCCCCTGGGCAAGACCGGCGCCGGCGAGCTGTTCGTCAAGGGCGGCACGTTCATGTGGTGGATCCTGATCGTGGCCGTGGTGGGCTTCGTGTTCATCATCGAGCGGCTGTGGACCCTCAACCGCGCCCGTGTGAACACCCGCAAGCTGATCGGCACCGTCATCACGACGCTGCGCAACGACGGCGTCCAGGCCGCGGCCGAGGAGTGCCAGAAGGTGCGCGGTCCCATCGCCGCCATCCTGTACTCGGGTCTGCAGAAGGCCGACAAGGGCCGCGACGCGGTCGAGAAGGCCATCGGCACCGCCGGCACCATCGAGATGAGCTTCCTCGAGCGCGGCCTGATCTGGGTGTCCTCCGTGACCACCATCGCCCCGCTGCTCGGCTTCCTCGGTACGGTGTCCGGTATGATCAACGCCTTCGAGGCCATCGCCGCCAGCGAGCAGGTGAACGCCAAGCTCGTGGCCAGCGGTATCTCCGAGGCCCTCATCACCACCGCCTCCGGTCTGATCGTCGCCATCCCCGCGACCATCGGCTACAACTACTTCATCTCGGCGATCGACCGTTTCGTGATCGAGATGGAGGAGACGAGCGCCGAGCTGATCGAGGAGCTGGAGCGCCTGAAGGGCTAG
- a CDS encoding biopolymer transporter ExbD gives MKKKKKEAMGELRMDSTADVAFLLLIFFIVTTIFAAEQGLTLVLPGKQKKQEDTVKVKESNIATIFVHENNSITLDKKPIEINHIKRAIEDRILANSKLVVVLKIHPEANYGMMVGCLDELKQANATKVSLKTAEK, from the coding sequence ATGAAGAAAAAGAAGAAGGAGGCGATGGGCGAGCTCCGCATGGACTCGACCGCCGACGTCGCGTTCCTTCTGCTGATCTTCTTTATCGTGACGACGATCTTCGCGGCCGAGCAGGGCCTGACCCTTGTCCTGCCCGGCAAGCAGAAGAAGCAGGAAGACACGGTGAAGGTGAAGGAGTCGAACATCGCCACGATCTTCGTGCACGAGAACAACTCCATCACCCTCGACAAGAAGCCCATCGAGATCAACCACATCAAGCGCGCCATCGAGGACCGGATCCTGGCCAACTCGAAGCTCGTCGTGGTGCTGAAGATCCATCCGGAAGCCAACTACGGCATGATGGTCGGCTGCCTCGACGAGCTGAAGCAGGCCAACGCCACCAAGGTCTCCCTGAAGACCGCCGAGAAATAG
- a CDS encoding biopolymer transporter ExbD: MDFNRSTNKGTFIPTSSMGDIAFLLLIFFMVTTIFREETGLPVELPRAEAGEEVNRELVSNIYINRVGQISIDDRLVQIKHIADIMGTKISDNPQLIVAFKTDTYADYGTVSDVMEELKEVNAVRVFFNNDIEGSPGQKY, translated from the coding sequence ATGGATTTCAATCGCTCGACGAACAAGGGCACTTTCATCCCCACCTCCTCGATGGGCGACATCGCCTTCCTGCTGCTGATCTTCTTCATGGTGACGACCATCTTCCGTGAGGAGACGGGTCTGCCGGTCGAACTGCCGCGGGCCGAGGCGGGCGAGGAAGTGAACCGCGAGCTGGTGTCGAACATCTACATCAACCGCGTCGGCCAGATCTCCATCGACGACCGGCTGGTGCAGATCAAGCACATCGCCGACATCATGGGGACCAAGATCAGCGACAACCCGCAGCTGATCGTCGCCTTCAAGACCGACACCTACGCCGATTACGGGACCGTCTCCGACGTGATGGAGGAGTTGAAGGAGGTCAACGCCGTGCGCGTCTTCTTCAACAACGACATCGAAGGCAGTCCCGGTCAGAAATACTAG
- a CDS encoding energy transducer TonB → MSANDQFKAQYNKYLRWSAVIAILLVLIGAMISPNYVPNPYKLRQEEFEVVDVEDQEVIDIPPPPVEAPPPPKVIEAAPDDEVTEDVEIADTLMDLDTAITSSMGSYDLGGDEGFVASSTNPIITNWAKPKYPEVARMAQVEGTVIVKVLVGPDGSVQQAQVIQSVHPLVNKAALDAAYKCKFIPGKQRNIPVKAWMALPFNFRLN, encoded by the coding sequence ATGTCGGCCAACGACCAGTTCAAGGCGCAGTACAACAAGTACCTGCGCTGGTCGGCCGTGATCGCCATCCTGCTGGTTCTCATCGGGGCCATGATTTCGCCGAACTACGTGCCGAACCCCTACAAGCTGCGCCAGGAGGAGTTCGAGGTCGTCGATGTCGAGGACCAGGAAGTCATCGACATCCCGCCGCCGCCCGTCGAGGCGCCGCCGCCGCCGAAGGTGATCGAGGCCGCCCCGGACGACGAGGTGACCGAGGACGTGGAGATCGCCGACACCCTGATGGACCTCGACACGGCCATCACCAGCAGCATGGGCTCCTACGACCTGGGTGGCGACGAGGGCTTCGTGGCCTCGTCCACCAACCCGATCATCACCAACTGGGCCAAGCCCAAGTACCCCGAGGTGGCCCGCATGGCCCAGGTCGAGGGCACGGTCATCGTCAAGGTGCTCGTGGGCCCGGACGGCTCGGTGCAGCAGGCCCAGGTCATCCAGAGCGTGCACCCGCTGGTCAACAAGGCCGCCCTCGATGCCGCCTACAAGTGCAAGTTCATTCCGGGCAAGCAGCGGAACATTCCGGTGAAGGCCTGGATGGCTTTGCCGTTCAACTTCCGTTTGAACTAG
- a CDS encoding TolC family protein, producing MTRKTAGNPGIASGILLGIVLAAAWAAGPAAAQERLVDSDMPLLTLDDCVRLALQDSPTLLISEERRHIASKDVSAAYGAFLPDLTLGHNWQKSNRTDYDVEQYQQVQGFLPVYDTPSLAGNVVGYSPAFGQLSTGEFADQTITTRYKDVNGRANLNLFSGFSKFSTLSSAKNSLKAAEASVGYTREQVAENVIASYYNLLRYARLREVAIETRDQAAKELERTETYFRLGSAAKSDVLQQKVRLENTRLDFVVADNNVKKAFADLAYAMNRPMAAAFRIDTTELQTDYAVEDVQTLYSEALEARKDLMAGEYNVEAAQKNVTTASSNLLPRVDLFASFNRYNNESPYIFGSQQSGSTTFGYSVSWNIFDRMQTISGRSKAKANARIAEYELEQARLNVQVEIRQLHNALVEARERANVSRETIVQSEEELRLAQERFRVGAGTTLDIIVAQTNLASSRAQEVQAMCDFLIARSQLDRAVGRLDRWSREES from the coding sequence ATGACGCGTAAGACCGCCGGAAACCCCGGAATCGCCTCGGGAATCCTGCTCGGAATCGTTCTGGCCGCCGCCTGGGCAGCCGGCCCCGCCGCCGCGCAGGAGCGCCTCGTCGACAGCGACATGCCCCTCCTGACCCTGGACGACTGCGTCCGCCTGGCGCTGCAGGACAGCCCGACGCTGCTGATCAGCGAGGAGCGCCGCCACATCGCGAGCAAGGATGTCTCGGCGGCCTACGGCGCCTTCCTGCCCGACCTCACCCTGGGGCACAACTGGCAGAAGTCGAACCGGACCGACTACGACGTCGAGCAGTACCAGCAGGTACAGGGCTTCCTGCCGGTGTACGACACACCCAGTCTCGCGGGCAACGTGGTGGGCTACTCGCCCGCCTTCGGCCAGCTGTCCACGGGCGAGTTCGCCGACCAGACCATCACCACCCGCTACAAGGACGTCAACGGCCGCGCCAACCTGAACCTCTTCTCGGGCTTCTCCAAGTTCAGCACCCTCAGCTCGGCCAAGAACAGCCTCAAGGCGGCCGAGGCCTCGGTGGGCTACACCCGGGAGCAGGTGGCCGAGAACGTGATCGCCTCCTACTACAACCTGCTGCGCTACGCGCGCCTGCGCGAGGTGGCGATCGAGACCCGCGACCAGGCGGCCAAGGAGCTCGAGCGCACCGAGACCTACTTCCGCCTGGGCAGCGCGGCCAAGAGCGACGTGCTGCAGCAGAAGGTGCGGCTCGAGAACACGCGGCTGGACTTCGTGGTGGCCGACAACAACGTCAAGAAGGCCTTCGCCGACCTGGCCTACGCCATGAACCGGCCCATGGCCGCGGCCTTCCGCATCGACACCACCGAACTGCAGACCGACTACGCCGTCGAGGACGTCCAGACCCTGTACTCCGAGGCCCTCGAGGCCCGCAAGGACCTGATGGCCGGCGAGTACAACGTCGAGGCGGCGCAGAAGAACGTGACCACGGCCTCGAGCAACCTGCTGCCGCGGGTCGACCTCTTCGCCAGCTTCAACCGCTACAACAACGAGTCGCCCTACATCTTCGGTTCCCAGCAGTCGGGCAGCACGACCTTCGGCTACTCGGTCAGCTGGAACATCTTCGACCGCATGCAGACCATCAGCGGCCGCTCGAAGGCCAAGGCCAACGCCCGCATCGCCGAGTACGAGCTCGAGCAGGCGCGGCTGAACGTCCAGGTCGAGATCCGGCAGCTGCACAACGCGCTGGTCGAGGCGCGGGAGCGGGCGAACGTGAGCCGGGAGACGATCGTCCAGAGCGAGGAGGAGCTGCGGCTGGCCCAGGAGCGCTTCCGCGTGGGCGCCGGCACGACCCTCGACATCATCGTGGCGCAGACGAACCTCGCCAGCAGCCGGGCGCAGGAGGTCCAGGCCATGTGCGACTTCCTCATCGCGCGTTCGCAGCTCGACCGCGCCGTCGGGCGCCTGGACCGCTGGTCGCGGGAAGAGTCGTGA
- a CDS encoding ABC transporter ATP-binding protein, which translates to MISVRDLHKIYEVGTQQVPAVQGVDLDIREGEYVAIMGSSGSGKSTLMNILGCLDTPTRGTYSLNGTEVSTLSDDELAEIRNREIGFVFQTFNLLPRSTAAQNVELPLIYAGLKPADRAARVTKAIDAVGLSSRRAHKPNELSGGQRQRVAIARALVNNPSLILADEPTGNLDSVTSDEIMGILGGLNAQGHTVVIVTHEDDIAARCKRVIRLSDGRIISDERTA; encoded by the coding sequence CTGATCTCGGTCAGGGACCTGCACAAGATCTACGAGGTGGGGACCCAGCAGGTCCCCGCCGTGCAGGGGGTCGACCTGGACATCCGCGAGGGCGAGTACGTGGCGATCATGGGCAGCAGCGGGTCGGGCAAGTCGACCCTGATGAACATCCTCGGCTGCCTGGACACGCCCACCCGGGGCACCTACAGCCTCAACGGCACCGAAGTGAGCACCCTGAGCGACGACGAACTGGCCGAGATCCGCAACCGGGAGATCGGCTTCGTCTTCCAGACCTTCAATCTGCTGCCGCGCAGCACCGCGGCGCAGAACGTGGAGCTGCCGCTGATCTACGCCGGCCTGAAGCCGGCTGACCGGGCGGCGCGGGTCACCAAGGCCATCGACGCGGTGGGTCTGTCGAGCCGGCGGGCGCACAAGCCCAACGAGCTGTCCGGCGGGCAGCGCCAGCGGGTGGCCATCGCGCGGGCGCTGGTGAACAATCCTTCCCTCATCCTGGCCGACGAGCCCACCGGCAACCTCGATTCGGTCACCAGCGACGAGATCATGGGCATCCTGGGCGGGTTGAACGCCCAGGGGCACACCGTGGTGATCGTCACCCACGAGGACGACATCGCCGCCCGCTGCAAGCGCGTGATCCGGCTCAGCGACGGCCGGATCATCAGCGACGAGCGCACCGCCTGA